From Saccopteryx leptura isolate mSacLep1 chromosome 3, mSacLep1_pri_phased_curated, whole genome shotgun sequence, one genomic window encodes:
- the LOC136400783 gene encoding LOW QUALITY PROTEIN: EKC/KEOPS complex subunit TPRKB-like (The sequence of the model RefSeq protein was modified relative to this genomic sequence to represent the inferred CDS: substituted 2 bases at 2 genomic stop codons), with protein MQSTHQLDLFPGCRIIDPFQILVATNKAVHLYKLGKMKTRTLPTEIIFNLSPNNNIXXALKTICISANDTSILIVYIGDGKKQIDQVDRISQVEGHPVSLTSLLEISIIRGAKGGEGHICRIYKLSSQEENIGTLLDGVICRMSTKDVL; from the exons ATGCAGTCAACACATCAGCTGGACCTCTTTCCAGGATGCAGG ATCATCGATCCATTTCAGATACTTGTGGCAACAAACAAAGCAGTTCATCTCTACAAACTAGGAAAAATGAAGACGAGAACTCTACctactgaaattattttcaacCTGTCCCCAAATAACAAT ATTTAATGAGCTTTGAAAACAATTTGTATCTCAGCAAATGACACCTCAATTCTGATTGTATACATTggagatggaaaaaaacaaatagatcaaGTAGACCGAATATCTCAAGTAGAGGGTCATCCAGTTTCTCTGACAAGTCTTCTGGAAATAAGTATAATTAGAGGTGCAAAAGGTGGAGAAGGCCACATTTGTAGA atatataaactgtcttcacaagaagaaaatattgggacgTTATTGGATGGTGTCATTTGTAGAATGTCAACTAAAGATGTTTTGTGA